The genomic segment CTGGTAGAAGACGTGCCAGCGGCCATTCCAGCGGCACACTCCATTGGGGTCATTGACCCACCCCTTGGCAGGGCGAACATGACACACGGGCAGACAGGGATCACACATCACTTCACACTTCCTGCGGTGAGGCCTTCGCGCAGCGGTCGCTGCCCGAAGACGAAGACGACAAGGGCGGGAATCATGGACAGGACGACGCCGGCCAACACGGTGCTCATGCTTCCGGTGCCCAACTGACCCTGCAGGCTCACCAGGCCCAGCGGCAGGGTGAAGTTCTCGGAGCTGATCGTCATGATCAGCGGCCGGAAGAACTCATTCCAGATGGCGTTGAAGGCCAGGATGCCGACGATCGCCAGGCCGGGCGTGCTGAGCGGCAGGTAGACCTTCCAGAAGACCTGCCACGGGGTGGCACCGTCGATCTGCGCGGCCTCGGCCAGGCTGTCCGGGATGCCCAGGAAGTACTGGCGCATCAGGAAGGTGCCGAAGGCCGTGGGGATGGCAGGCAGGATCAGGGCGAGCAGCGTGTCCGACAGCCCCATACCCCGGATCAGCATGAAGACCGGGACGATGGTGACCTGCATCGGCACCATCATCGTCGCCAGGATCACGGCGAACAGGGCGTTGCGGCCACGAAAGCGCAGCCGTGCAAAGGCATAGCCGGCCAGTGCCGCGGTGAACATCTGGCCGACGGCGCACAGGGCCGTGACCAGGATCGAGTTCCAGAACAGGCGCATCATGTTCACCTTGGCGAAGGCGTCGCTGAAGGCCGCGAAGCTGAGGGTGCGACGGCCGGCCTCGTCGGTGGGGGTGAAGGCCACCCACAGGGTCCACACGACGGGACCAAGCGTCAGGAAGAGGGCCACCAACAGGACGAGGATCCGTCCAGCCAGCGGGGCAAGGTTGCCGCGTCGCGAGCGCCGAGCAGGGGTCCCCGTCAGGTCAGGGGCAGTGGTTGTTGCAGTGGACATGTCAGGCCCCTCACATGTAGAAGACGAAACGCTTGGACAGGCGGAACTGCAGCCAGGTGACCAACATGATGATCAGCATCAGCACCAGGCCGATGGCGGCAGCGAGGCCGAACTGCAGTTCTTGGAAGGCCGACTGGTAGATCACCATGACGGCGGTGCGGGTGGAGTCCCCGGGGCCGCCCTTGGTGAGCACATAGGGCTGGTCGAAGATCTGCAGCGCGGAGATGATGGCCATCACGGTGGCAACCAGCATGGTGGGACTGACCAAGGGCATCGTGATCTGCCAGAAGCGCTTCATGGGCGAGGCTCCGTCGATGTCGCTGGCTTCGTAGATGTCCTGCGGGATGGATGCCAGACCACCGATGAAGAGCAGGAAGGTGAAGCCGAAGTTCTGCCACACGTAGACCAGGACGGTGACCACCATGGCGCCCGTGGTGCTGGTGAGCCAGTGGACCGGGCTCATCCCCAACAGCCCGAGCAGCTTGTTGATGGTGCCGAAGTCCTCGTTGAACAGGTAGCTCATGATCAACGAGACCGAGGCGGCCGAGAGGATCAACGGGAAGAAGAAGACAGAGCGGAAGAAGGAGCGCAGCCAGCCCGGCATCTTGGACTGCACCAGGACGGCCAGCGTCATGGCGACGGCGATCTGCAGCGTGACGGCGATGAGCACGAAGCCGAAGGTGTTGAGGAAGCTGACCCGGATGGTGGGCGAGCTGGCCAGGGTCTGGAAGTTCTTGACGCCGACGAACTTCGGTGTGGAGATGATGTCCCAGTCGAAGAAGGCCAGCACGATGGATCCGATGATGGGCACCAGGGTGAACAGGGTGATGCCGATGACCGTGGGGGCCAGCAGCAGGGCGGCCAGCTTGCCCTCGCCACGGCGCCCCGGGGCCGCGGGGATGCTGGGAACGGGGGTCTCGGCCGCAGCGGCGGGATTCACGGGGACGCCCATCATGACTCCTTCATGGCGAGTTCGAGGTCACGCTGGAGCGTCGCCAGCGCACGCTTCACATTGGACCGGGAGCCGGTGACGGCGCCCAGCACGTTCTTGATCAGGGCGGTCTCCACTGCGGCCTCCTGCGGCGGGGCGGGCACCGGTGCCGTCGTCGGGTACCTGTCGAGGGTCTCGTAGAAGACCTTCCAGTGGGCGGGGCCCGTGTCCTTGTAGAGCTTGGTGTTGTGCGAGCGGCGGGCGCTGTTCGAGTCGGGATTCTTTTGCGCGATGCCCATCCCTTGGTTGCTGACGCAGAACTTCAGCCACTCCCAGGCGGCGTCCTTGCGCTTGGAGGCACGCATGATCGCGTACCCGGCGGTGCCGAACTGGTGCTGCTGGGTGCGGCGCTTGGGGAAGAAGGCGACGTCATAGTCGTCGCGCTTCATGCCCGCTTGGTTGAGCCCGTGTACCCAGTAGCCACCCGACGGGGTCATCCCAATCACGCCGGAACCGAAGCGGCTGACCAGTTCATTGCCACCACCCTGCACCGGCGAGGACCCGAGGTTCTCTGCCACCAGCTCCTGCAGGAATTCGAAGGACTCCAGCACCTTGGGGTCGTCGGCATTGGGTTCGGCCCAGCGGTAGCCACCGCTGCGCCCCTTCTCCCCCGGGTAGAACTGCTGCCAAAGCCATTCGCCTCCGGCGTAGCGGCTCGGCTTCAGGAAGGAGGTGTCATTGCTGTAGAGCCACGGCACCACGCCACCCCACAGGCGATTGGTCCAGAAGAAGGGCCGGAAGGTTCCCGTCGACGCCTTGCGCATCTGGCGCAGGTGTCCCTGGAAGTCGCCCCAGGTCCAGTCCTCGCGGGGATAGTCCAGCCCGGCCCGCTCCATGGCCTTGGACGAGAAGTACATGTTGGCGGCATTCCAGCTCAACGGCAGCTGAAAGAGGTTTCCCTGGTACATGAAGGCCTCGATCAGCGAGGGGTGCACGTCCTCGAAGAACTCGCGCATCTCCTCCTTGTCCCGCATCACGAACTCGTCGAGTGGGTGGGCGAGTCGTTCCGCGAAGAGCTGGGTCCCCTCCGTGGCAACCATCACCACGTCGGGCGGTGTCCCGGCCGCCACCAGGGTGAGGATCTTGGCGAAGAAGTCGCTCCAGTCCGCGCCCTGGATGGGCACGATGCGGACCTTGATGTCAGGGTGGAGGGCACTGAAGGCGTCGATCAGGCCCTGGTTGGCCGCGGCGTCCTGCGCCGTTCCGTTGATGGCGATGTTCAGCTGGTCGGCGCCGCGGCCGGGGATGTCGAGGCCGGTGAGCCTCTTCCAGGACAGGGCGGTCCCGGCCGCGCCCAAGCCGGCTGCACCGAGCACTGCCCGGCGTGTGATGTCAGTCATGTCTGGCTCCTCATTGAGTACCTAACACGTGTTAGGTTACGTCAGCATGCCGCCCACACGCAATGGGGGTCCAGACTTTCTCGCCGGTGCGCTGGTCAGGCGGTGAGCAGGCGCTCCACCAGCGCGACGAGCTTGACGGACTCCGCCTCGAAACCGAAGCCGTCCTCCACCGCCCTGCGCCCGTTGCCGCCGAGGACCGCACACCGCTCGGGGTCATCCAGCAGCTCGCCCAGGGCGCGGGCGATGGCGCCCCGGTCGTCCGGGTCCACGAAGACCCCCGCGTCGAGGCCACCGAAGAGGTCACGCCAGTAGGCGAAGTCACTGGCCAGGAAGGGAACCCCACAGGCCATGTACTCGAAGACCTTGGTGGGCAGGGAGTGCTCGTAGTTCGGCAGGCGGCTGAGCAGGACCAGACCCACCTGTCCCTCACCGATGATCCCGGGCAGCTCCGCGGGTGGCACCAGACCCCGGTGCTCCACCCTGGGGCTGGAGGTCAGGCGTGACTCGTCCACCAAACAGCGCCCTGCCGTCACGAGCCGCGCGTCGGCCACCTCGACGGCATCCAGCATCCGCTCCAGGCCGCGTTCGACGCTGATGTCACCCGTGTAGACGACGGTGCGGTCCCCCGCCGCCCATTCACGGGCAGGGAAGTCCGCCGCCCAAGGCAGGTTCTTGACCACCACGACGGGCCGTTCGTCCCCGTCGCGCTGCGCGACGAAGGTGTCGGCGATCTCGTCGATCACCGTCACCACGGCGTCACAGCGCCGGTCCGCCATCTGCACCAGCCGCCCCGCGGCCGCCCTCGCCAGGTACTTGGCGACACCACGCAGGTAGGGCTTGGTCTCGATCTGCTTGACCAGGTCCTCGTGGGCGTCGTAGACGACGGGGATCCGGCGCCGACGGCCATAGGCAAGGGCCATCGGGATCAGCTCCGGATCATGGAAGTGCAGCAACTGCGGCCGGATGCGGTCCAGCGCCCGCCATGCCTCGGCCTGGGAAACCAGCAGCCTGGCGAAGCGGCCACGCCGCCTGATGGCGTGCACCTGCACCCCGTGGGTGACGCGGTCCTGCTCTGCCGAGACCACCAGATGGACCTCGAAACCCGCCTCGGACAGGGCTCGGCATTCCTTGTTCAGGATGCGGTTGTCCCAGGACTGGTGGACGGTGCTCAGGTGGGCAATCCTCCCGCGCACCCCAGCCGGATCCCCCTTCACGCCGTGGGGCCCACCAGGTTCCCTGCCGCGTCGACGCGGTAGGCCTGCAATGCCTTGGCGACCTCCTCGGCCGCGTGACCCGTGCCGTAGGGGGTACCACGATCGGAGGTGGGCCGCGGACGCACGGCCGTGGTGGCCACCCGGGTCAGGTCCGGATCAAGGATGTTCCAGCCACCCTCCAGCGTCTCCACCCACTCGGTCTCGGTACGCAGCGTGGTGCACGGAGCGCCCAGCAGGTAGGCCTCCTTCTGCAGGCCGCCCGAATCCGTGACGACGCCGACGGACTTCACGACGGCATTGACCATGTCCGGGTATGCCAGCGGGTCGACGGCCACCAGGTTGCCGGCCTGGATGTCCAGGCCGAACTCGGCGGCCTTGGCCCGCAGGCGGGGGTGCACCGGGAGGATGGTCTTGACCGGGAGCGACGCGAGGCTCTCCAGGATGGTCTTGAGGCGCGCCGGATCGTCGGTGTTGTCGGCGCGGTGGATGGTGGCGAGGATGAACTCGTCGCCGTCGTTTATTCCCTCGATGGCCACCGGACGGTCCTTGACGGCGTCGCGCACCTGGAAGCAGACGTCCACCATCACGTCGCCGACGAGCACTGCGCGCTCCTTGAGACCCTCCTCGGTCAGGTGCTGCACGGCCACCTCGGTGGGGGCCAGGCAGATGTCCGCGGCGTGGTCGGTCATCACCCGGTTGTGCTCCTCCGGCATCCGGCGGTTGAAGGAGCGCAGCCCGGCCTCGAGGTGGGCGGTGGGGATGTGCATCTTCACCGCGGCCAGGGTTCCGGCGATGGTGGAGTTGGTGTCGCCGTAGACCAGCACCCAGTCGGGCTCGAGCTCGGCGAAGGCTGCATCCATCTGGGCCAGCATGGAACCGGTCTGCGCGCCATGCGTGCCGGAACCCACCCCGAGGTGCACGTCGGGGTTCGGAATGCCGAGGTCGACGAAGAAGGCGTCGGACATGTTCACGTCGTAGTGCTGTCCGGTGTGCACGATCTTGTGGTCGATCCCGGCGGCCGCGAGTGCCTTCGCGACGGGGGCCAGCTTCACGAACTGGGGACGGGCTCCGACGATGCTGACGACGCGCATGGATCTCCTCTGGGGTGTAACGGCAGGTTCATCCTAGTGCCAAGGCGACGGCTCAGCGGGAGGCGAGCTCGTCGTCGAGGACGCTTCCCGCGGACCGCACACGCCGCGTCACCACGAGCCCCAGCGCCAGCAGCACCGCGACATAGGGCAGGCCGGCGGGCAGGGCGATCGACAGGC from the Luteococcus japonicus genome contains:
- a CDS encoding glycosyltransferase, giving the protein MKGDPAGVRGRIAHLSTVHQSWDNRILNKECRALSEAGFEVHLVVSAEQDRVTHGVQVHAIRRRGRFARLLVSQAEAWRALDRIRPQLLHFHDPELIPMALAYGRRRRIPVVYDAHEDLVKQIETKPYLRGVAKYLARAAAGRLVQMADRRCDAVVTVIDEIADTFVAQRDGDERPVVVVKNLPWAADFPAREWAAGDRTVVYTGDISVERGLERMLDAVEVADARLVTAGRCLVDESRLTSSPRVEHRGLVPPAELPGIIGEGQVGLVLLSRLPNYEHSLPTKVFEYMACGVPFLASDFAYWRDLFGGLDAGVFVDPDDRGAIARALGELLDDPERCAVLGGNGRRAVEDGFGFEAESVKLVALVERLLTA
- a CDS encoding carbohydrate ABC transporter permease, which gives rise to MMGVPVNPAAAAETPVPSIPAAPGRRGEGKLAALLLAPTVIGITLFTLVPIIGSIVLAFFDWDIISTPKFVGVKNFQTLASSPTIRVSFLNTFGFVLIAVTLQIAVAMTLAVLVQSKMPGWLRSFFRSVFFFPLILSAASVSLIMSYLFNEDFGTINKLLGLLGMSPVHWLTSTTGAMVVTVLVYVWQNFGFTFLLFIGGLASIPQDIYEASDIDGASPMKRFWQITMPLVSPTMLVATVMAIISALQIFDQPYVLTKGGPGDSTRTAVMVIYQSAFQELQFGLAAAIGLVLMLIIMLVTWLQFRLSKRFVFYM
- the wecB gene encoding non-hydrolyzing UDP-N-acetylglucosamine 2-epimerase translates to MRVVSIVGARPQFVKLAPVAKALAAAGIDHKIVHTGQHYDVNMSDAFFVDLGIPNPDVHLGVGSGTHGAQTGSMLAQMDAAFAELEPDWVLVYGDTNSTIAGTLAAVKMHIPTAHLEAGLRSFNRRMPEEHNRVMTDHAADICLAPTEVAVQHLTEEGLKERAVLVGDVMVDVCFQVRDAVKDRPVAIEGINDGDEFILATIHRADNTDDPARLKTILESLASLPVKTILPVHPRLRAKAAEFGLDIQAGNLVAVDPLAYPDMVNAVVKSVGVVTDSGGLQKEAYLLGAPCTTLRTETEWVETLEGGWNILDPDLTRVATTAVRPRPTSDRGTPYGTGHAAEEVAKALQAYRVDAAGNLVGPTA
- a CDS encoding carbohydrate ABC transporter permease; the encoded protein is MSTATTTAPDLTGTPARRSRRGNLAPLAGRILVLLVALFLTLGPVVWTLWVAFTPTDEAGRRTLSFAAFSDAFAKVNMMRLFWNSILVTALCAVGQMFTAALAGYAFARLRFRGRNALFAVILATMMVPMQVTIVPVFMLIRGMGLSDTLLALILPAIPTAFGTFLMRQYFLGIPDSLAEAAQIDGATPWQVFWKVYLPLSTPGLAIVGILAFNAIWNEFFRPLIMTISSENFTLPLGLVSLQGQLGTGSMSTVLAGVVLSMIPALVVFVFGQRPLREGLTAGSVK
- a CDS encoding ABC transporter substrate-binding protein, whose translation is MTDITRRAVLGAAGLGAAGTALSWKRLTGLDIPGRGADQLNIAINGTAQDAAANQGLIDAFSALHPDIKVRIVPIQGADWSDFFAKILTLVAAGTPPDVVMVATEGTQLFAERLAHPLDEFVMRDKEEMREFFEDVHPSLIEAFMYQGNLFQLPLSWNAANMYFSSKAMERAGLDYPREDWTWGDFQGHLRQMRKASTGTFRPFFWTNRLWGGVVPWLYSNDTSFLKPSRYAGGEWLWQQFYPGEKGRSGGYRWAEPNADDPKVLESFEFLQELVAENLGSSPVQGGGNELVSRFGSGVIGMTPSGGYWVHGLNQAGMKRDDYDVAFFPKRRTQQHQFGTAGYAIMRASKRKDAAWEWLKFCVSNQGMGIAQKNPDSNSARRSHNTKLYKDTGPAHWKVFYETLDRYPTTAPVPAPPQEAAVETALIKNVLGAVTGSRSNVKRALATLQRDLELAMKES